In Sphingomonas sp. LR60, the following are encoded in one genomic region:
- the rpsG gene encoding 30S ribosomal protein S7, which yields MARRRRPEKREILPDPVYGDEVLSKFMNSVMLDGKKSVAEGIVYSAMNTVETRAKREPIGVFHDALNNIKPGIEVRSRRVGGATYQVPVEVRPERAQALAIRWLITAARARSENTMSARLSGELLDASNNRGNAVKKREDTHRMAEANRAFSHYRW from the coding sequence ATGGCGCGTCGTCGTCGTCCCGAGAAGCGGGAAATCCTGCCTGATCCCGTGTACGGGGATGAGGTTCTGTCCAAGTTCATGAATTCGGTGATGCTCGACGGCAAGAAGTCGGTCGCCGAAGGCATCGTCTATTCGGCGATGAACACCGTCGAGACCCGCGCCAAGCGCGAGCCGATCGGCGTGTTCCACGATGCGCTGAACAACATCAAGCCGGGCATCGAAGTCCGCAGCCGCCGCGTCGGCGGTGCGACCTACCAGGTTCCGGTCGAGGTGCGTCCCGAGCGTGCGCAGGCGCTGGCGATCCGCTGGCTGATCACTGCCGCTCGTGCGCGCAGCGAGAACACGATGTCGGCGCGCCTGTCGGGCGAGCTGCTCGATGCGTCGAACAACCGCGGCAACGCGGTGAAGAAGCGCGAAGACACGCACCGCATGGCGGAAGCGAACCGCGCCTTCTCGCACTACCGCTGGTAA
- the rpsL gene encoding 30S ribosomal protein S12: protein MPTINQLVRKGRDPQKAKSKVPAMEQNPQKRGVCTRVYTTTPKKPNSALRKVAKVRLTNQREVISYIPGEGHNLQEHSVVLIRGGRVRDLPGVRYHVLRGVLDTQGVKDRKQSRSKYGAKRPK, encoded by the coding sequence ATGCCGACGATCAACCAGCTGGTCCGTAAGGGCCGCGACCCGCAGAAGGCCAAGAGCAAGGTCCCTGCGATGGAGCAGAACCCGCAAAAGCGCGGCGTCTGCACCCGTGTCTATACCACGACCCCGAAGAAGCCGAACTCGGCGTTGCGCAAGGTGGCCAAGGTTCGCCTGACCAACCAGCGCGAAGTCATCAGCTACATCCCGGGTGAAGGCCACAACCTGCAGGAGCACTCGGTGGTGCTGATCCGCGGCGGCCGTGTGCGCGACCTTCCCGGTGTGCGTTACCATGTGCTGCGCGGCGTGCTCGACACGCAGGGCGTCAAGGACCGCAAGCAGTCGCGGTCGAAGTACGGTGCGAAGCGGCCGAAGTAA